The following are from one region of the Sulfurimicrobium lacus genome:
- a CDS encoding methyltransferase family protein yields MTDSTWQNMTLLLLCWLGYFALHSTLASLRIKHRVAELRPELVPVYRLTFNTLAVLLLLPILWLMYRTPGPMLWRWDGAAAWLANGLALAALLGFLRTLKFYDMQEFLGLRQWHVHTRRVEDLEHFHLSPFHRFVRHPWYFFGLVLIWTRDMNASLFLSSVMMTLYFMVGSRLEEKKLLVYHGEAYRRYMARIPGLLPLPWKTLSAAEAAELMNKRSDKPSVVSGNT; encoded by the coding sequence ATGACGGACTCCACCTGGCAGAACATGACGCTGTTGCTATTGTGCTGGCTGGGCTACTTTGCCCTGCACTCGACGCTTGCCTCGCTCCGGATCAAGCACAGGGTCGCCGAGCTGCGCCCCGAGCTGGTGCCCGTCTACCGTCTGACATTCAACACGCTGGCCGTGCTGCTGTTGCTGCCGATCCTCTGGCTCATGTATCGCACCCCAGGCCCGATGCTTTGGCGCTGGGACGGCGCCGCCGCATGGCTGGCAAACGGCTTGGCGCTGGCGGCGTTGCTGGGGTTCCTGCGCACGCTGAAATTTTACGACATGCAGGAGTTTCTCGGCCTGCGCCAGTGGCACGTGCATACCCGGCGCGTAGAGGACCTTGAGCACTTCCACCTTTCCCCGTTCCACCGCTTCGTGCGTCACCCCTGGTACTTCTTCGGGCTGGTGCTGATCTGGACGCGCGACATGAACGCTTCGCTGTTTCTTTCCAGCGTGATGATGACCCTTTACTTCATGGTCGGATCGCGCCTGGAAGAAAAGAAACTGCTGGTTTATCACGGCGAGGCTTATCGCCGCTACATGGCCCGCATCCCCGGCCTGCTGCCGTTGCCGTGGAAAACATTAAGCGCGGCCGAGGCGGCGGAACTAATGAATAAGCGCAGCGACAAACCGTCGGTGGTCAGCGGCAACACTTAA
- a CDS encoding CstA-like transporter-associated (seleno)protein, translated as MLHKIWCAIRRLSGDDAYERYRAHHSAAHPGEPELSRKAFFKREQERKWNGVRRCC; from the coding sequence ATGTTACATAAAATTTGGTGCGCCATCCGCCGCCTGAGCGGCGACGACGCCTACGAGCGCTACCGCGCACATCACAGCGCAGCCCACCCCGGCGAACCCGAACTGAGCCGCAAGGCGTTTTTCAAACGCGAGCAGGAACGCAAGTGGAACGGCGTGAGACGCTGCTGCTGA
- a CDS encoding carbon starvation CstA family protein gives MLKNPMQSLWWLAVAVLGASALGGIALSRGESINAIWLITAAACVFALAYRFYAAWIAARVLVLDETRATPAERFNDGRDFIPTNKWIVFGHHFAAIAGPGPLIGPTLAAQFGYLPGTLWILIGAVLGGCVQDMTIMFFSTRRNGRSLGQMARDELGPIGGIAALIGTLMIMVILIAVLGLVVVNAMKHSPWATSTIAATIPIAVLVGLYMRDIRPGRVLEGSLLGLALLLLAVAGGGWIDHNPSLRPLFDHEGLTLAWAVIAYGFAAAILPVWLLLAPRDYLSTFMKLGTILLLAIAIVVMQPEIKMPAVTQFIDGSGPIFGGRVFPFVFITIACGAVSGFHSLIASGTTPKLLANEKDIRMIGYGGMLLESFVAIMAMVAASVLDPGVFFAINSPAGVVGKEAADAVAKITSWGFPVTVEQMETLAREMGEKTLFARTGGAPSLAVGMASIFGSAFGQNLLAMWYHFAIMFEAVFILTTLDAGTRVGRFMLQDFLGNFSPRLGQTSWYPSVILTSAIIVAAWGYFLYIGVIDPNGGVNILWPLFGISNQMLAAIALSVATGILVKSGKLKYTWISAAPLAWLATVTTTAAWVKVTSPDVRIGFFAAANDLADKLAAGKLPPEKAAVAPQLIFNQQLDAWLTLFFVVLLWVIIFDMLRVCAGHLRGKAVPPLTESPHEPSRLVENWVRD, from the coding sequence ATGCTCAAAAACCCCATGCAGTCACTATGGTGGCTTGCCGTCGCCGTGCTCGGCGCATCGGCACTGGGCGGCATCGCCCTCAGCCGCGGCGAGTCGATCAACGCCATCTGGCTGATCACTGCAGCAGCCTGTGTTTTTGCCCTGGCCTACCGTTTTTATGCAGCCTGGATTGCCGCCCGCGTGCTGGTGCTGGATGAAACCCGCGCCACCCCTGCCGAGCGTTTCAATGACGGGCGCGACTTCATCCCCACCAACAAATGGATCGTGTTCGGCCACCACTTCGCCGCCATCGCCGGCCCCGGCCCGCTGATCGGCCCGACCCTGGCGGCGCAGTTCGGCTATCTGCCGGGCACATTATGGATTTTGATCGGCGCGGTGCTCGGCGGCTGCGTGCAGGACATGACCATCATGTTTTTCTCCACCCGGCGCAACGGCAGGAGCCTGGGCCAGATGGCGCGCGACGAACTCGGCCCGATCGGCGGCATCGCCGCCCTGATCGGCACGCTGATGATCATGGTGATCCTCATCGCCGTGCTCGGACTGGTGGTGGTCAACGCCATGAAGCACAGCCCGTGGGCCACTTCGACCATCGCCGCCACCATCCCCATCGCCGTGCTGGTCGGCCTGTACATGCGCGACATCCGCCCCGGGCGGGTGCTGGAAGGCTCTCTGCTCGGCCTGGCACTGCTGCTGCTGGCGGTGGCGGGCGGCGGCTGGATCGACCATAACCCGAGCCTGCGTCCCCTGTTCGACCACGAGGGCCTGACCCTGGCCTGGGCGGTGATCGCCTACGGCTTCGCCGCCGCCATCCTGCCGGTGTGGCTGCTGCTCGCGCCGCGCGACTATCTTTCCACCTTCATGAAGCTGGGTACCATCCTGTTGCTCGCCATCGCCATCGTGGTGATGCAGCCCGAAATCAAGATGCCCGCGGTGACCCAGTTCATCGACGGCAGCGGACCGATTTTCGGCGGGCGCGTTTTCCCCTTCGTGTTCATCACCATCGCCTGCGGCGCGGTGTCCGGCTTTCACTCCCTCATCGCGTCCGGCACCACGCCCAAGCTGCTGGCCAACGAGAAGGATATCCGCATGATCGGCTACGGCGGCATGCTGCTCGAATCCTTCGTCGCCATCATGGCCATGGTCGCCGCCAGCGTGCTCGACCCCGGCGTGTTCTTCGCCATCAACAGCCCGGCTGGCGTAGTCGGCAAGGAAGCGGCGGATGCGGTGGCGAAGATCACCTCCTGGGGCTTCCCCGTCACGGTCGAGCAGATGGAAACGCTGGCCCGTGAAATGGGCGAAAAAACCCTGTTCGCCCGCACCGGCGGGGCGCCCTCGCTGGCCGTCGGCATGGCAAGCATTTTCGGCAGCGCCTTCGGCCAGAATTTGCTGGCGATGTGGTACCACTTCGCCATCATGTTCGAGGCCGTGTTCATTCTTACCACGCTGGATGCCGGCACCCGCGTCGGGCGCTTCATGCTGCAGGACTTCCTCGGCAACTTCTCGCCGCGCCTCGGCCAGACCTCATGGTACCCTTCGGTGATCCTCACCTCCGCCATCATCGTCGCGGCCTGGGGCTACTTCCTCTACATCGGCGTGATCGACCCCAACGGCGGCGTCAACATCCTGTGGCCGCTGTTCGGCATCTCCAACCAGATGCTCGCGGCGATCGCCCTCTCGGTCGCCACCGGCATCCTGGTGAAGTCCGGCAAGCTGAAATACACCTGGATCAGCGCGGCGCCCCTTGCCTGGCTGGCAACAGTCACCACCACCGCGGCCTGGGTAAAAGTAACCAGCCCCGACGTGCGCATCGGTTTCTTCGCCGCCGCCAACGACCTCGCCGACAAGCTCGCAGCGGGCAAATTGCCGCCGGAGAAAGCCGCCGTTGCGCCGCAACTGATATTCAACCAGCAGCTGGACGCCTGGCTCACCCTGTTCTTCGTCGTTTTGCTGTGGGTGATCATCTTCGACATGCTGCGTGTGTGCGCCGGCCATCTCCGCGGCAAAGCGGTGCCGCCACTGACCGAATCCCCCCACGAGCCGAGCCGGCTGGTGGAAAACTGGGTGAGAGACTAA
- a CDS encoding potassium channel family protein, which translates to MSIDLRRWFGMGGVGAHENPLAYIWERRLHWVMIVVALMAVPAFYLEALQREVPLQHIGWALDLFIFVAFSLETAWMLHLCHNKTVYLKYNWLNVLIIGASALGLVGLPSEWLPLVRLLRVAYVALILARMLASVRILFSTNAIPYAFTLGLVTLISAGAGFYWLEPTIHSFGEGLWLAFTTGATVGYGDYVPTTPISRAFAVVMVVVGFTVFSLVTASVSALFVGEDEKRLRREMHQNVLELRREIAEMRAELQHQGMIGQDSSADEAKKSPANEEI; encoded by the coding sequence ATGTCAATTGATTTGCGGCGCTGGTTCGGCATGGGTGGGGTGGGGGCTCATGAGAATCCGCTGGCCTACATCTGGGAACGGCGCCTGCACTGGGTGATGATCGTCGTCGCGCTCATGGCGGTGCCGGCCTTCTACCTCGAAGCACTGCAACGCGAGGTGCCGCTGCAGCATATCGGCTGGGCGCTGGATCTTTTCATCTTCGTCGCATTCAGCCTGGAAACTGCGTGGATGCTGCACCTCTGCCATAACAAGACGGTCTATCTCAAATACAACTGGCTGAACGTGCTGATCATCGGAGCGTCCGCCCTGGGTCTGGTCGGGCTCCCCAGCGAGTGGCTGCCGCTGGTGCGCCTGTTGCGGGTGGCCTATGTGGCCCTGATTCTGGCGCGCATGCTGGCTTCGGTGCGCATTCTGTTTTCCACCAATGCCATTCCCTATGCTTTTACCCTCGGGCTGGTTACCCTGATTTCTGCCGGCGCGGGATTTTACTGGCTGGAACCCACAATTCACAGTTTCGGCGAAGGCTTGTGGCTGGCTTTCACGACTGGTGCCACTGTGGGGTATGGAGATTATGTGCCGACCACGCCTATTTCTCGGGCCTTTGCGGTGGTGATGGTGGTCGTCGGATTTACCGTGTTTTCCCTGGTGACGGCGAGCGTTTCCGCTTTGTTCGTCGGCGAGGATGAAAAACGTTTGCGCCGGGAAATGCATCAGAACGTCCTGGAATTGCGCCGCGAAATTGCCGAAATGCGCGCCGAATTGCAACATCAAGGCATGATCGGTCAGGATTCGTCAGCGGACGAGGCAAAAAAATCACCCGCCAACGAGGAAATTTAG
- the glyA gene encoding serine hydroxymethyltransferase, which translates to MFSAKNTIASFDPELWQAIEQERQRQEDHIELIASENYTSPAVMEAQGSVLTNKYAEGYPGKRYYGGCEYVDKAEQLAIDRVKKLFGADAANVQPNSGSQANQAVFMAFLKPGDTIMGMSLAEGGHLTHGMALNMSGKWFNVVAYGLNEKEEIDYDRMEALAHEHKPKLIIAGASAYALKIDFERFAKVAKAVGAIFMVDMAHYAGLIAAGVYPNPVPHADVVTTTTHKTLRGPRGGVILMKAEHEKAINSAIFPGLQGGPLMHVIAGKAVAFKEAASKDFKLYQEQVVANALVMSKVLTERGLRIVSGHTESHVFLVDLRAMKLTGKEAEAALGKAHITVNKNAIPNDPEKPFVTSGIRIGTPAMTTRGFKEIEAEHLANLIADVLAAPTDETVLSRVANEAKAMCKKYPVYGQ; encoded by the coding sequence ATGTTCAGCGCAAAAAATACCATTGCCAGCTTTGATCCTGAATTGTGGCAGGCGATCGAGCAAGAACGCCAGCGCCAGGAAGACCACATCGAACTCATCGCTTCCGAGAACTACACCAGCCCGGCCGTGATGGAGGCGCAGGGCTCTGTGCTGACCAACAAATACGCCGAAGGCTATCCCGGCAAGCGCTACTACGGTGGTTGCGAATACGTCGACAAGGCCGAGCAGCTCGCCATCGACCGCGTCAAGAAACTGTTCGGTGCCGACGCCGCGAACGTCCAGCCCAATTCCGGTTCGCAGGCCAACCAGGCCGTGTTCATGGCCTTTCTCAAGCCCGGCGACACCATCATGGGCATGAGCCTGGCCGAAGGCGGTCACCTCACCCACGGCATGGCGCTCAACATGAGCGGCAAGTGGTTCAATGTCGTCGCCTATGGTCTCAACGAAAAGGAAGAGATCGACTACGACCGCATGGAAGCGCTGGCCCATGAGCACAAGCCCAAGCTGATCATCGCCGGCGCCTCTGCCTATGCGCTGAAGATCGATTTCGAGCGCTTTGCCAAGGTGGCCAAGGCCGTCGGCGCGATTTTCATGGTGGACATGGCGCACTATGCGGGGCTGATCGCCGCGGGCGTCTACCCCAACCCGGTGCCGCATGCGGACGTGGTCACCACCACCACTCACAAGACCCTGCGCGGGCCGCGGGGCGGCGTCATCCTGATGAAAGCCGAACACGAAAAAGCCATCAACTCGGCCATTTTCCCCGGATTGCAAGGCGGCCCGCTGATGCACGTCATCGCCGGCAAGGCGGTGGCTTTCAAGGAAGCGGCGAGCAAGGACTTCAAACTTTACCAGGAGCAGGTGGTCGCCAACGCGCTGGTGATGAGCAAGGTGCTCACCGAGCGCGGTCTGCGCATCGTTTCCGGCCATACCGAATCCCACGTTTTCCTGGTCGACTTGCGCGCCATGAAACTGACCGGCAAGGAAGCCGAAGCCGCACTGGGCAAGGCGCACATCACGGTGAACAAGAACGCCATCCCCAACGATCCGGAAAAGCCCTTCGTCACCAGCGGCATCCGCATCGGCACGCCGGCCATGACGACGCGCGGTTTCAAGGAAATCGAAGCCGAGCACCTGGCCAACCTGATCGCCGACGTGCTCGCCGCACCCACCGATGAAACCGTGCTGTCGCGCGTGGCCAACGAAGCCAAGGCGATGTGCAAGAAGTATCCGGTTTACGGACAGTGA
- the nrdR gene encoding transcriptional regulator NrdR, with amino-acid sequence MKCPFCGADDTQVIDSRVSEEGDSVRRRRRCAGCEKRFTTYETAELRLPQVVKQNGSREEFRREKIRTSFMRALNKRPVSTNLVDSAIQHIEQKMLSLGEREVPSRQVGEMVMNELRKLDKVAYIRFASVYRSFEDVEDFRDAIRDLDK; translated from the coding sequence ATGAAATGCCCCTTTTGCGGTGCCGACGATACCCAGGTGATCGATTCCCGCGTCAGCGAGGAAGGCGACAGCGTGCGTCGCCGGCGGCGCTGCGCGGGGTGCGAAAAGCGCTTCACGACCTATGAAACCGCCGAGTTGCGCCTGCCCCAGGTGGTGAAGCAGAACGGCAGCCGCGAAGAATTCCGCCGCGAAAAGATTCGCACCAGTTTCATGCGCGCCCTCAACAAGCGCCCGGTGTCCACCAATCTGGTGGACAGCGCCATCCAGCACATCGAGCAGAAAATGCTGAGCCTGGGCGAGCGCGAAGTGCCGTCGCGCCAGGTCGGCGAGATGGTGATGAACGAGCTGCGCAAGCTGGACAAGGTGGCCTATATCCGCTTCGCTTCGGTTTACCGCAGTTTCGAGGACGTGGAAGACTTCCGCGACGCGATCCGCGACCTGGACAAGTAG
- the ribD gene encoding bifunctional diaminohydroxyphosphoribosylaminopyrimidine deaminase/5-amino-6-(5-phosphoribosylamino)uracil reductase RibD, translated as MFTSADHAFMASAMQLAQRGLYSTTPNPRVGCVIVQAGKVVGEGWHERAGEPHAEVHALNQAGEAARGATVYVTLEPCSHYGRTPPCAGALIKAGVGRVVVAMRDPNPMVAGQGIAMLELAGIPTTCGVLEKEARELNLGFISRMERGRPWLRLKAAATLDGKTALNNGVSQWITGPDARRDAHRLRARSCAMLTGIGTVLADDPSFTVRDVETTRQPLKVVVDANLSMPLDAKILQGAKLLVATGCDEEERIRQLQDAGAEVLVLPAEHGQIDLARLLQELGRRGMNEITVEAGKVLNGALLSAGVVDELVFYLAPMLFGDKARGMFGVPEIEEMNQRQELEIRDLRMVGRDMRIVATLKRKA; from the coding sequence ATGTTTACTTCCGCCGACCACGCATTTATGGCGTCAGCCATGCAACTGGCGCAGCGCGGCCTGTACAGCACCACCCCCAATCCCCGCGTGGGCTGTGTCATCGTGCAAGCTGGAAAGGTGGTGGGCGAGGGCTGGCATGAGCGGGCCGGCGAGCCCCATGCCGAGGTTCATGCGTTGAACCAGGCGGGAGAGGCAGCGCGGGGCGCGACGGTTTATGTCACGCTCGAGCCGTGCAGCCACTACGGCCGCACCCCGCCCTGTGCCGGGGCGCTGATCAAGGCGGGCGTGGGACGCGTGGTGGTGGCGATGCGCGACCCCAATCCCATGGTGGCCGGACAGGGTATCGCCATGCTCGAACTGGCGGGTATTCCCACCACTTGCGGCGTGCTGGAAAAGGAAGCGCGCGAGCTGAATCTCGGTTTCATCTCGCGCATGGAACGGGGCCGGCCGTGGTTGCGGCTCAAGGCGGCGGCCACGCTGGACGGTAAAACGGCGCTGAACAACGGCGTCAGCCAATGGATTACCGGCCCCGACGCGCGGCGTGACGCGCACCGTTTGCGCGCACGTTCTTGCGCCATGCTGACCGGCATCGGCACGGTGCTGGCAGACGATCCATCTTTTACGGTGCGCGATGTCGAGACGACGCGCCAGCCGCTCAAGGTGGTGGTGGACGCCAACCTGAGCATGCCGCTGGATGCGAAAATATTGCAGGGTGCCAAGCTACTGGTTGCCACCGGCTGCGACGAGGAAGAGCGTATCCGGCAACTGCAGGATGCCGGCGCCGAGGTGCTGGTGTTGCCGGCCGAGCACGGGCAGATCGACCTGGCGCGCCTGCTGCAGGAACTGGGGCGGCGCGGCATGAACGAAATCACGGTGGAAGCCGGCAAGGTGCTCAATGGCGCCTTGTTGAGTGCCGGCGTCGTGGACGAACTGGTGTTCTACCTCGCGCCCATGCTGTTCGGCGACAAGGCGCGCGGCATGTTCGGCGTGCCGGAAATAGAGGAAATGAATCAGCGTCAGGAGTTGGAAATCAGGGATCTGCGCATGGTGGGACGCGATATGCGCATCGTGGCAACATTGAAAAGGAAAGCATAA
- a CDS encoding riboflavin synthase — protein MFTGIIQAVGKIAAIEPLQEGVRLTVSAADLDMSDVAVGDSIAANGVCLTVIAKTADGYQVDVSRETLNCTEGLGELGEINLEKALRLSDRLGGHLVSGHVDGVGDVVKFAPVGESHELVIRAPKSLARYIAHKGSITVNGVSLTVNWVKDEDFSINLIPHTIEATNFKHLCAGKKVNLEVDLVARYLERMLSYGKEEQ, from the coding sequence ATGTTTACCGGCATCATTCAGGCGGTGGGTAAAATTGCCGCGATCGAACCGCTGCAAGAGGGCGTGCGCTTGACTGTCAGCGCGGCGGACCTGGACATGAGCGACGTCGCGGTGGGCGACAGCATCGCCGCCAACGGCGTATGCCTGACGGTGATCGCCAAAACCGCCGACGGCTACCAGGTCGACGTGTCCCGGGAAACGCTCAACTGTACCGAGGGTCTGGGCGAACTCGGCGAGATCAACCTGGAAAAGGCCCTGCGCCTGTCCGATCGCCTCGGCGGCCACCTGGTGAGCGGCCACGTCGACGGCGTGGGCGACGTGGTGAAGTTCGCGCCGGTCGGCGAATCGCATGAGCTGGTGATTCGCGCGCCCAAGTCCCTGGCTCGTTATATCGCTCACAAGGGGTCGATCACGGTCAACGGGGTGAGCCTGACGGTCAACTGGGTGAAGGATGAGGACTTCAGCATCAACCTGATTCCCCACACCATCGAGGCGACCAATTTCAAACATCTGTGCGCCGGCAAAAAGGTCAACCTCGAAGTCGACCTGGTCGCGCGCTATCTCGAACGCATGCTGAGCTACGGCAAGGAAGAACAATGA
- the ribBA gene encoding bifunctional 3,4-dihydroxy-2-butanone-4-phosphate synthase/GTP cyclohydrolase II, with protein sequence MNISPIQDIIADFKAGKMVILVDEEDRENEGDLVLAAEFVTPEAINFMAKHGRGLICLTLTEARCRQLDLPLMVSSNKAPLGTNFTVSIEAAEGVTTGISAADRAKTVVAAVRKDAGPHDIVQPGHIFPLKAQNGGVLVRAGHTEAGCDLAALAGLEPAAVICEILKEDGEMARLPDLLEYAKLHSLKIGTIADLIHYRSQTERLVERVAEKTVQTVYGAFQLVTYHDKTANEVHLALVKGEIKAGEETLVRVHEPLSVMDFIDATSFEHSFSVQQAMQAVADAGKGVIVLMRRGGETAADLLERVKRSEPKAPAKVDLRNYGIGAQILRDLNVTKMRLLAVPRKMPSMAGFDLEVTGYYEPK encoded by the coding sequence ATGAACATCAGCCCGATACAAGACATCATCGCCGACTTCAAGGCCGGCAAAATGGTCATCCTGGTGGATGAGGAAGACCGTGAGAACGAGGGCGACCTGGTGCTGGCGGCCGAGTTCGTCACGCCGGAAGCCATCAATTTCATGGCCAAGCACGGCCGCGGCCTGATCTGCCTGACTCTGACCGAAGCGCGCTGCCGCCAGCTCGACCTGCCGCTCATGGTGTCGAGCAACAAGGCCCCGCTGGGCACCAATTTCACCGTTTCGATCGAAGCGGCCGAAGGCGTGACCACCGGCATTTCCGCCGCCGACCGTGCCAAGACCGTGGTGGCTGCGGTCAGGAAGGATGCCGGCCCGCACGATATCGTCCAGCCCGGCCATATTTTCCCGCTCAAGGCGCAGAACGGCGGCGTGCTGGTGCGCGCCGGACACACCGAGGCGGGTTGCGACCTGGCTGCGCTGGCAGGCCTGGAGCCGGCAGCAGTGATCTGCGAAATTCTCAAGGAAGACGGCGAAATGGCCCGCCTGCCCGATTTGCTGGAATACGCCAAACTGCACAGCCTTAAAATCGGCACCATCGCCGACCTGATCCACTACCGCAGCCAGACCGAGAGACTGGTCGAGCGCGTGGCGGAGAAAACGGTGCAGACCGTTTATGGTGCGTTCCAGCTGGTCACCTATCACGACAAGACCGCCAACGAAGTGCATCTGGCGCTAGTCAAAGGCGAGATCAAGGCGGGCGAGGAAACCCTGGTGCGGGTGCACGAACCCCTGTCGGTGATGGATTTTATCGACGCCACCAGCTTCGAGCATTCCTTCAGCGTGCAGCAGGCCATGCAGGCGGTGGCCGATGCCGGCAAGGGCGTGATCGTGCTGATGCGCCGCGGCGGCGAGACGGCGGCCGACCTGCTGGAGCGCGTCAAGCGCAGCGAGCCCAAGGCTCCGGCCAAGGTGGACTTGCGCAACTACGGTATCGGTGCGCAGATCCTGCGCGATCTCAACGTCACCAAGATGCGTCTGCTGGCCGTGCCGCGCAAGATGCCGAGCATGGCGGGCTTCGATCTGGAAGTCACCGGCTACTACGAACCGAAATAG
- the ribH gene encoding 6,7-dimethyl-8-ribityllumazine synthase yields MGISNKLPEYHPDLNGSGLKIGIAMSRFNIDICEGLLGACITELLKCGVAKDDIFLATVPGALEVPLALQTMAKSGKFDALVALGAIIRGETYHFELVANESGSGVTRVMLDSGLPIANAILTTEDQDQAEVRMAEKGADAARVVIEMVNLLKKI; encoded by the coding sequence ATGGGAATCTCCAACAAACTACCCGAATACCACCCCGATCTGAACGGCAGCGGCCTGAAAATCGGCATCGCCATGAGCCGCTTTAATATCGATATCTGCGAGGGTTTGCTGGGCGCTTGCATCACCGAGTTGCTCAAGTGCGGCGTGGCCAAGGACGACATTTTCCTGGCGACCGTGCCGGGCGCGCTGGAAGTGCCGCTGGCGCTGCAGACAATGGCCAAAAGCGGCAAGTTCGATGCGCTGGTCGCGCTGGGTGCGATCATCCGCGGCGAGACCTACCATTTCGAACTGGTGGCCAACGAATCCGGCAGCGGCGTGACCCGCGTGATGCTCGACAGTGGCCTGCCTATCGCCAACGCCATTCTGACGACTGAAGACCAGGATCAGGCCGAGGTTCGCATGGCGGAAAAAGGTGCCGACGCCGCGCGCGTGGTGATCGAGATGGTTAATCTGCTGAAGAAGATTTAA
- the nusB gene encoding transcription antitermination factor NusB: MKKNRRKARELALQGLYQRQLTGDPVDVIEAQLREHEEFAKIDDAHFAAMLRGAIKDAAALEAHIQPCLDRPLEELSPVERAILLLATYEFVHHIEIPYRVVINEAIELAKGYGGTDGYKYVNGVLDKLAAKVRTVEVTGKKPA; the protein is encoded by the coding sequence ATGAAAAAGAACCGCCGCAAAGCACGCGAACTCGCCCTGCAGGGCCTCTACCAGCGCCAGCTTACCGGCGATCCGGTGGATGTCATCGAGGCGCAGTTACGCGAGCATGAAGAATTCGCCAAGATCGACGACGCGCATTTCGCCGCCATGCTGCGTGGCGCGATCAAGGATGCCGCGGCGTTGGAAGCGCACATCCAGCCCTGTCTCGATCGCCCGCTGGAAGAGCTGAGCCCGGTGGAGCGCGCCATCCTGCTGCTCGCCACCTATGAATTCGTCCACCACATCGAAATTCCCTACCGCGTGGTGATCAACGAGGCCATCGAGTTGGCCAAAGGCTACGGCGGCACGGACGGCTACAAGTACGTCAACGGGGTGCTGGACAAGCTGGCCGCCAAGGTGCGGACGGTCGAGGTGACCGGGAAAAAACCAGCCTGA